Proteins encoded in a region of the Bacteroidales bacterium genome:
- a CDS encoding DUF4290 domain-containing protein: MDYNTQRMKLPLPEYGRNIQKMVDYIKTIEDKNERTKMAHSVIHIMGNTNPQHRDLTEYKLKLWDHLAIMGNFELDVDSPFPTPTKESLSVKPNKVPYNNKQIRFKHYGKITENIIKKACEIENAEEKSALIKIIANHMKKSFIMWNREVISDDIIFNDLITLSNNKIEIDKNLRLIDSRELAGKIRIKRNPHKK, encoded by the coding sequence ATGGATTATAACACACAAAGGATGAAACTTCCATTACCAGAATATGGCAGGAATATACAAAAAATGGTTGATTATATAAAAACCATTGAAGATAAAAATGAAAGGACAAAAATGGCCCATTCAGTTATACACATTATGGGAAATACAAACCCACAGCATCGCGACCTGACAGAATATAAACTTAAATTATGGGATCATTTAGCTATAATGGGAAACTTTGAATTAGATGTTGATTCTCCTTTTCCAACACCTACAAAAGAATCGTTATCTGTCAAACCAAATAAAGTTCCATATAACAACAAACAAATTAGATTTAAACATTACGGAAAAATTACCGAAAATATTATAAAAAAAGCTTGTGAGATTGAAAATGCCGAAGAAAAATCTGCCTTAATCAAGATCATAGCAAACCATATGAAAAAATCATTTATAATGTGGAACAGAGAAGTAATTAGTGATGATATAATATTTAATGATTTAATAACACTTTCTAACAATAAAATAGAAATAGATAAGAATCTGAGGCTCATTGACTCAAGAGAATTGGCAGGAAAAATCAGAATAAAAAGAAATCCTCATAAAAAATAG